One Oleidesulfovibrio alaskensis DSM 16109 genomic region harbors:
- a CDS encoding CoA-binding protein produces the protein MLFDETLRELLAKARTIAIIGAKDKPGQAVDNVGRYLITAGYTVIPVHPVRREVWGLVTYPSVTDIPVPVDIVNLFRAPQYCPDHAREVLSMPQLPAAFWMQLGIRSTEAGAMMAEKHVAVIEDRCIMVEHQRVMR, from the coding sequence ATGCTTTTCGACGAGACTCTGCGCGAACTGCTTGCCAAGGCCAGAACCATCGCCATCATAGGCGCCAAAGACAAGCCCGGTCAGGCTGTGGACAACGTGGGACGCTACCTCATCACAGCCGGTTACACGGTTATCCCCGTCCATCCGGTGCGGCGTGAGGTGTGGGGGCTGGTAACGTATCCCTCGGTAACGGACATTCCCGTACCGGTAGACATTGTAAATCTGTTCCGTGCCCCGCAGTACTGCCCCGACCACGCCCGCGAGGTGCTCAGCATGCCGCAGCTGCCCGCTGCTTTCTGGATGCAGCTGGGCATACGCAGCACCGAGGCCGGAGCCATGATGGCCGAAAAACATGTGGCCGTCATCGAGGACAGATGCATCATGGTGGAACATCAACGCGTTATGCGGTAA
- a CDS encoding YkgJ family cysteine cluster protein: MSIKDEEAFDCKMCGHCCLGKGGIVVGPKDLARICAHLGLTSQEFEAAYGERRCGKLMIRTDSDNYCIFFEKDKGCSVHVAKPDICRAWPFFRGNLIDSNSLTMAKDFCPGIRSNVTHAEFAAQGVRYLREQGLLARDRNAEARALIIDDDEAARLAQDCPLTPAGTR; the protein is encoded by the coding sequence ATGAGCATAAAAGACGAAGAAGCATTTGACTGCAAAATGTGCGGCCACTGCTGTCTGGGTAAAGGCGGCATAGTGGTTGGCCCCAAAGACCTTGCCCGCATATGCGCGCATCTGGGGCTGACATCGCAAGAGTTTGAGGCCGCCTACGGAGAACGCCGCTGTGGCAAGCTGATGATCCGGACAGACAGCGACAACTACTGTATATTCTTTGAGAAAGACAAGGGATGCTCGGTACATGTGGCCAAACCTGACATCTGCCGCGCATGGCCTTTTTTCCGCGGCAATCTGATAGACAGCAACAGTCTGACCATGGCCAAAGATTTCTGCCCCGGAATCCGCAGCAATGTGACACATGCCGAATTTGCGGCACAGGGGGTGCGGTATCTGCGCGAACAGGGCCTGCTGGCCCGCGACAGAAACGCGGAGGCAAGAGCGCTTATCATTGATGACGACGAAGCCGCCCGGCTGGCGCAGGACTGTCCGCTTACCCCCGCCGGTACCCGATAA
- a CDS encoding J domain-containing protein — translation MTLQECYRILQIPEGSDNEAVKAAYRRRAFELHPDLHPDKPDAGRQFRRLNEAYVILTRRGTAAGNGGTTSGAAPSGGTAAGRQARDDAFRAYSRAKQNFRSGTGKQKEQTTRKTAAGQDTASGSFYYRQEDVLQDILKDPFARRVFEDIYAQVRREGSALSRKKPQKRRKLALEWGESKLNLDLSQGLVAGIRGWMRGQMDDEQTVYLPPANLVPGSKVRLNISVGFTGEKKTLEVTLPPDFVVGRPIRLRGQGRKIGAWRGDLYIRILVKTGPQ, via the coding sequence GTGACCCTGCAGGAATGTTACCGCATTCTCCAGATTCCCGAAGGCTCGGACAACGAAGCTGTCAAAGCGGCGTACCGTCGCCGCGCCTTTGAACTGCATCCCGACCTGCATCCTGACAAACCGGATGCAGGTCGTCAGTTCCGGCGCCTTAACGAGGCTTATGTCATTCTGACCCGCCGCGGGACAGCTGCCGGTAACGGCGGCACCACCTCCGGCGCGGCACCTTCCGGCGGCACTGCTGCGGGCAGGCAGGCACGTGACGACGCATTCAGAGCATACTCCCGCGCCAAGCAGAACTTCCGCTCCGGCACCGGCAAACAGAAAGAGCAGACCACCCGAAAGACCGCAGCAGGACAGGATACAGCCTCCGGCAGCTTCTATTACCGGCAGGAAGATGTTCTGCAGGACATCCTTAAAGATCCTTTCGCCCGACGCGTGTTTGAAGACATTTATGCACAGGTCAGGCGCGAAGGCAGCGCACTGAGCCGCAAAAAACCGCAGAAACGGCGTAAGCTGGCTTTGGAATGGGGAGAATCAAAGCTGAATCTGGACCTGAGTCAGGGGCTGGTTGCAGGTATCAGAGGCTGGATGCGCGGGCAGATGGACGATGAGCAGACCGTTTATCTGCCACCTGCCAATCTGGTGCCGGGCAGCAAAGTGCGGCTGAACATATCTGTCGGGTTCACCGGCGAAAAAAAGACACTGGAAGTAACCCTGCCCCCTGACTTTGTGGTGGGGCGGCCCATCCGCCTGCGGGGTCAGGGTCGCAAAATCGGCGCATGGCGCGGCGATCTGTACATACGCATTCTGGTAAAAACCGGTCCGCAGTAA
- a CDS encoding protein-disulfide reductase DsbD family protein — MKTLRISFFSCLFTLLCLLPAFLTARAVELPPAASSAAGTPDTPDPLVTASQAFSVSINGPARRVAVITLTPAAGYHFYAREAGEAGKPVAIIALAGDEERPVLYPQGTPKPDAFDPSLTVNVHDGPARFYVPLPEDPAVQTLSWSVSALMCSAANCWPVSREGTTKLAGQLQRAEAQPWWGEYARLEQTSRTPSAVRRIDAGMAAVKQHPADGNEVRLSWNFTPRFFMESLEVRSMGKALLFGLIAGLILNFMPCVLPVVSLKLSTLLTASGIQDQNKRIHHFRMHNIWFSAGIMCFFLLLAAVLGLAGLAWGSAFQSQTLVAVLVVLVFTLGLSMFGVFNLPVLDLKAVPAEAQSSPRGQAFFTGMMATLLATPCSGPFLGGVLGWAFMQSPLVLGAVFASVGLGMSSPYLTMAVFPALVKHFPRPGSWIGILERLVGFFLMGTTVYLLRILPETLWPSMLVLLWITGLAAWVWGRFSGLEKSFRQRLCVRVLCAATVMAAAWWLNQPPAPHPGWERFEAARFEQMLGKQPVIVDFTADWCPNCKVLEHTTLHAENLRRWMTQYNARIVQVDLTEPSVQGESLLKSLGSSSIPVVALFPAGQHSDKPLVLRDIFTTEQMEEALQQAFGLPATE; from the coding sequence ATGAAGACACTTCGTATATCTTTTTTCTCTTGTCTTTTCACTTTACTCTGTCTGCTGCCGGCCTTTCTGACCGCCCGGGCCGTTGAGCTGCCTCCTGCTGCATCCTCTGCCGCAGGCACGCCGGACACACCGGATCCGCTGGTAACCGCTAGTCAGGCATTTTCTGTCAGCATAAACGGCCCTGCGCGTCGTGTGGCGGTTATCACCCTGACCCCCGCCGCCGGCTACCATTTTTATGCCCGCGAGGCAGGAGAAGCCGGCAAACCGGTCGCCATCATCGCGCTGGCAGGTGATGAGGAAAGGCCGGTACTATACCCGCAAGGCACCCCGAAACCGGACGCATTTGATCCTTCCCTCACCGTAAACGTGCATGACGGGCCGGCACGTTTTTATGTGCCGCTGCCCGAAGACCCCGCGGTACAGACGCTCTCATGGAGTGTTTCGGCCCTTATGTGCTCGGCTGCGAACTGCTGGCCGGTCTCGCGCGAAGGCACTACGAAACTGGCCGGTCAGCTGCAACGCGCAGAAGCACAGCCGTGGTGGGGCGAATACGCCCGGCTGGAACAGACTTCACGCACCCCTTCAGCCGTCCGGCGCATTGATGCCGGTATGGCGGCTGTAAAACAACACCCCGCTGACGGAAATGAAGTACGGCTCAGCTGGAACTTCACCCCGCGATTTTTCATGGAATCACTGGAAGTGCGCTCCATGGGAAAGGCCCTGCTTTTCGGCCTGATTGCAGGCCTTATACTTAACTTCATGCCGTGCGTGCTGCCTGTGGTCAGTCTCAAGCTGTCCACCCTGCTCACCGCCAGCGGCATTCAGGACCAGAATAAACGCATACACCATTTCAGAATGCATAATATCTGGTTTTCCGCCGGCATCATGTGCTTTTTCCTGTTGCTGGCCGCAGTTCTGGGGCTGGCCGGACTAGCCTGGGGCAGCGCGTTCCAGAGCCAGACTCTTGTTGCCGTTCTTGTGGTTCTGGTGTTTACGCTGGGTCTGAGCATGTTCGGGGTATTTAACCTGCCGGTGCTCGACCTGAAAGCCGTCCCCGCAGAAGCGCAAAGCTCCCCGCGCGGGCAGGCATTTTTTACAGGCATGATGGCTACCCTGCTTGCCACTCCCTGCTCGGGCCCTTTTCTGGGCGGCGTGCTGGGCTGGGCGTTCATGCAGTCTCCGCTGGTGCTGGGGGCCGTATTCGCCAGCGTAGGACTGGGCATGTCTTCACCGTATCTCACCATGGCGGTGTTTCCCGCACTGGTAAAGCACTTTCCCCGACCGGGCAGCTGGATAGGTATACTCGAACGCCTCGTCGGCTTCTTCCTCATGGGAACAACCGTTTACCTGCTGCGTATTCTTCCTGAAACCCTCTGGCCGTCGATGCTGGTATTGCTGTGGATCACCGGCCTTGCCGCGTGGGTGTGGGGTCGTTTTTCCGGGCTTGAAAAATCATTCCGCCAACGCCTCTGTGTGCGAGTGCTGTGTGCAGCAACTGTGATGGCTGCGGCATGGTGGCTCAATCAGCCGCCTGCTCCACACCCGGGGTGGGAACGCTTCGAGGCTGCCCGCTTTGAACAGATGCTTGGCAAGCAGCCTGTCATTGTTGACTTTACCGCCGACTGGTGCCCCAACTGCAAAGTGCTGGAACATACCACGCTACACGCCGAAAACCTGCGTCGCTGGATGACGCAGTACAATGCACGCATCGTGCAGGTCGATCTTACAGAACCGTCTGTTCAGGGTGAATCGCTGCTCAAATCACTGGGCAGCAGTTCCATCCCCGTTGTGGCTCTTTTCCCTGCCGGACAACATTCGGACAAGCCGCTCGTGTTGCGCGATATATTCACAACAGAGCAAATGGAGGAGGCTCTGCAGCAGGCATTCGGCCTGCCTGCGACAGAATAG